CCCAGAAGAAACCCAAGAGGTAGGCCAATGAcataataacaaaacaaatttatgtAAGCCACCATAGCTTGCCACCCTCCTCCAACAGCAACAcctgtggaaaaaaaaaattgcattttttACCTCAAGTTTTTCCAAGATTGATGCTATTTGGATGCATAAGTAAAGGAATTATTGATTGAAAATTTGGACATGATTATATGTAATTGCGAATCAGTGATCATAACTCGTTGTTCAATGTCAAACCGTCTGATAAGAGAATACTTTACCTGATATAACAGGCTGAACGCTATTAAGCAACATTGTAACACTGAGAAGGAATGCTAAACGAGAAACGGCTTGTTGCATCTCTTTGCTGTCAGTGAAGATGATAGCAAAATGATCCTTGGCTGCCAGGATAAGCGCTGCGAAAAATAGCCCAATGAGGAGAGACTCGAGGATGATGATAATGACCGAGTATTTTGCAGCTCTAGGATGTGCTGATCCGAGCTCATTGGAGACTCGAACACTGCAAGGAAGTAAATTGAATGAAATCATTGCATAAACTGATCGCATGATATGACAATTGATGAGTTATTTACCATTTAAGCCGTAGTATTTAATGTAAGAATAAGTACACATCAACTATTACATCACTTGGTCAGCTAATGCGGTATAAACAACATGAAAGTTCCTTACCTTATGGCTGCATTGATCCCAATAAACAGCATGCCTTCCCACCCATTCACATTCATGCTGAAacagaaaatcaaattaaaagttTGATTCATCGCTTCATTGGCATACTCTAGTAAGCTTGAGGTTCACAAGAATCAAAAGGAAGACGGGGAAAAATTGTTTACTGTTTAGATATCAGCTCACCATATTGAAAGGGAGCCAACTGCAATGACAGGGTTATCAAGGTGTCCAGTCAGAACAATTATGGTCATGAAGTACCAAATTTCTAGGCAAAGCATAACAGCTGAAGCAATGGAGAGTTTTGCAAAGGACCATAGTTCCTTGAAGGCCAACCATGACAAGCCCTTCCAGCCATTATTGCACCAATAAACTATATAAACCACCTGAGCTATTGCCATCCCCCAGGCTGAGATATCATAGGCGACAGCAGCACCGCTCGTTCCCCACCCGAAAACTTTAATGAAGAGATAGAGAATTCCTATGTGTATTATAAGAGCTGCAAAGCCAATCCATGCCAGAACCTGAACCCTGCTCTGTGCCTGCAAGAACTTCTGAGTTGGAAAATTGACGGCAAGGGAAAACATTTGAGGGATGGTCTGGATAGAGAATTTTCCAGCTAGATCTGCAATGTCATCTTCTTGGCCAAGCAGCTTTAGGACCGGCGCAGAGTATACGTAAAGCGGTAGCAATGCGAAGCAGGTGGCAAATAGAATTAGCCATGAGCGCTGCATGTAAACTCCTAGCATGTCTACTTGTCCAGCACCAAATGCTTGCCCACAGAGTGTTTCAAGTGCACTTGCCATACCAAGCTGCAAATTCATCCAACATTAATTGATTGCTtagtttgttttaagttttagCCACTGAAATCAAATAGAATGGCTCACAAAAATGACCAAATAGATATACTTCTACACACAAATAAGCATTCAATTGTTTGTCACAAAGAGTTTTCTTCAAACCATGCTAATGGCCCCAAGAGAAACCCTAAAATTCTAACTCCCTATCCCAGAGGGGAATAGTTTAGCTAACACAATTAAGTGAGACAGACTTCTTGAAACAAgtttatgaaatttaaaatgataaAACCTTATTGCAAAATTAAACGAAGATTGTATTTAGAAACATGAGCATGAGGAGAAGTTTGTAACATTGAAACAGGAGGAGCTAACCAGGAAGCCGAAGGAGAAATTTGCaatgacagagagagaaattgcAACAGCAGAGAGCTCCACATTTCCAATATGCCCAGCAAAGATGTTTGTGAAGGAATTAATACCATAGTTGCACAAAATATTGAAGGCAATTGGCCCTGCAATTCTCCAAAGCTTTGTGGTCTCCAAATAACATATGACCTTGGCGTCGGCAAAGCTGCGTATGGGCGGATAATCTCCATCACTGGAGCCAATGAATGCAGGAGGTGCATGGTGGAGGTCTGCAGTTTCCATGGCTGAGACTCCATCAATCGTTAATGTTGGACTTTGTAGCTCTGCTGGTTGCCCAGGTAAAAATCCAGCAGAGGCCTCGGCCTTAGCTGCATCATTTTCTTGAAAGGTACCTATTTTTACAAACTTTTATTGAACCCTTTAGCCTTTTGACCTTCTGAAGCTTGAGAACGAAGAAACCTGAGGAGATTTTGATCATCTGTTTctctgggtttcttttttgttttatttaatttcttttttgtgcgTCAGTAAGAATTTGGGTCTTTAAGAATGTTTGCTGCTGGCTATAATTTAGGTAGACCATAGAAAGAAATCAACCTGACAAAAAAGATGACCAAGTCTTAGTTTGTCGGACAGCAAGTGTTCAGTTATTTCTATGCAGGATTCTAGTTATATTGCCTTCAATTGGGTACAATTCACAAAGTCACCATGTTATATGTTTAATTTATGATACACAAAATATCTATTCATATGTTTCATTTTTACATTCTCGTCCACCTGttattgcctttttttttttggggtttttttttgtgtgtgtagtttttccctataaaaagaaaaaacaattgtaGGTATGAAACTTTGAAATCAGGTGGGACTTGATTAATAGTTGGATTGCCATAGTAAATCTAGGTAGCAAGaattgtcttttgtttttctgtctttggtttttttataaaaattaaaaaatgcattGTTCCTTTACTTATTTGAGGAAAAAAAGGGATAGAAAGAGACAATAACTCTCATTTTTAAACAATACCAATCTCAAATTACCAAAATAATATCTAGATGGAATGACAAAGATTTCTAAAAATAATCCATATATCCCACCAAGAAAAATAACTATTGCTTAGCACACAGAGCAGGTGAAAAAAATTGGTAATTcatgactttttctttttctttttctttgtgcatCTATAAAGTCCTTTGTAAAAGAATCCCATGACCTTTGCAAAAAGGCATGATCATTTGCAAAAAGGTGAACCAAAAAAGATAGGGAATATCTCACCGTAAATATCTGAAGGCTAAATGTCAAAACTGTAATCATGAAATGTGATCTCAAACCCAACAATCATAATCGGACCTGTCTCTCACTTCAACCTACCCATTTAATTCTGATTGTACATAGCTAAGTATATTCTCACCACAAAGAAAGTACATAGATCAGCAAAGAGTAACTAGTTTTCcagttgaaaaagaaaatgtataaATTGGGATTtaaaatcttgtaaagatGTAATTTCAGAGGCAAAACTTTCCACTAGCAGAAACATTATATACATCATCATACTCTACAAAAGATCTCTTTGCAGTTTTCTttacatgaaaagaaaaaaaaaacctgttGTGAAGAATGTGGTTTGGAATTTATTAGCCTTGGTCAGTAAATGCCACTGAACTTCTCTGGTTATCGTGCTCAATCTCATTCACTAGGGAGGAGCCATTACCAAGAGACGATTCTGAACCACAACTAGATAATCTCGTGTTATAACCGGAGAAGTCGCTGCCATTAGACAACCCAATTCCAGAATCAGCCTTTATCCCACAAAAAGACTCCCCTGAAACCAGTGCTTGCAACAATTTGGGAGCTGGAGGAACAGTCACTTCCACCACCCCTTCCAACATCTTTACTACCATGCCCATTGTAGGCCTCATTGCCTCAGAATCTTGTATACACCACACTGCCACCAATGCAACACGCTCTGCCTGCTCAATACTATATGTGCAGCCGAGCCTATCATCAAGTACTGCCCTCACATTGCCCTCAATTATCTGCTGTGCTGCCCAGGGAGGAAAGAACCAACTGTCGGTTTTTTCACCTCCACCCTCTCTGCCACCTTCAGATCGGCGTGCCTCCACATTTCTGCGCCCCCCAAGTAATTCTATCAATGTCATTCCGTAGCTGTAAACATCGGCTTTTGTGGTGATTGCCACACCAGATATCCACTCTGGCGCCACATAGCCCCAGGTACCCCTCATTGTGGCTAATACCCGACTAAAGTCCCGGCCAAGTAATTTTGCTAACCCAAAATCTGACACCTTCGCGGTGTAATCACTATCAAGCAAAATGTTTTCAGGTTTGATATCACAATGGAGTATGCAATCTCTACACGCCTCATGTAAATATGCAATGCCTCTTGCCATACCAACTGCTAGACGAAACCTAACATCCCAACTCAAATTTGGACCCTCTCGACGTAGATACGCACTGAGAGCACCATTTGGCATGTATTCATAAACTAAAAGTCTATGAGAATTTTCTGAGCAGAAACCTCTAAGTCTCACAAGATTGACATGTTGAATGTTCCCAATGGTGCAAACTTCGGCTTGGAATTCTTTCTCTCCACCACCTGGCCTGTCCAAGCGTTTCACAGCAACAACAGTAGAATCTGATAACTCCCCATGGAAAACTGCTCCAAAGCCACCATGCCCAAGTTTGTCTGAAAAACCCCGTGTTGCAGTGTGAAGTTCTTTATAAGAAAACACCTTCAAATTTGAGGCCTGCTGAAGTTGAACAACCCCTTCTtttatttccttcttcttcttctctcttctccaaATCAAAACCATCACCAGCACCACCACAAACCCCAAACCCGCAACCGACCCAACAATGCTAGCACTCAAAACTACAGGATTCAACTGCTTCTTGATCTCAACCTTCAACTTTTTCTGTACCTTTAAATAGAAGACCTCACCGGCCGCACCATCAGAGCTCAAATTCTTCAAATTCGAGAGAGACCCATAATAAACTTTACACACGGTACTATTGCCATCGTAGTTGACCCCTATGCAAGAACAAATTTCCAAGCATGTGCTTTGGCAATCATCCAAAGTAGTTCTATATGACTTAAAGTAAGAACCTTCATAGCTCACAACACCAACTTTGTCAAACCCATCACCCCTCTCATCACAAGACTCACCATCTTCAGCCATCCAGTGGCAGCCACCAGAGTAGTCCCCATAGTTCCAACTAGGCTCATCCACAGGATTAAAACCGGCGAGGCATTCACAGGGCCTAAGTGCTTCACCACTGCAAACCCCAAAAGCCCCACACAGGCCAAACACTCTGCACTTGTTCTCAGGCTGAGACCAGAACATGTTCCAGCTCTGGGTTGCCCAAGTGAACTGCCGGAGCTGACCCGAAACGTCCATCTGGAACCGGGTCAGCGGCGGGTCCAACCCGTTATCCAACGACTCCTCGGTGAACCCGAACGACGCCGTTGGCTTAAACGGGTCGATAAAATGGAACTTATAGATGTAAGGCACCAACATCTCAGGCACATTTATGAACCCGTTACCGGTCCAATTCCCAGTTCTCCAGTAAACTACAGTGCCATTGAAAAGCAGCTCAAACTCACCGTAGTTCGGTGGTCTCAGCCGCAGAGAATACGAACCCGGCGAGGGGTCTCTGTAGCTTCGCCAACTCGTCAACGCTCGCTCGCTCGTCAAGTTCATGCCGGGAAGCCACGTGTCAGTCGGGTAATCGAAGCTCTGCCACGCGACCGTGCCTCCTTGGGTGAGCAAAACCAGATTGCCACTGTCCAAAAGCTGAACGTCAACACCAATCTCCGTGTTCGTGCTCGACCACACGATCGAATTACCCGGGTCCTTGACCACCAGTCGACCCGACCCGGAGATTTCTAAGCTTGAGAAAGTGAGATTCTTGATGGGTCTCTCTCGGTTTGCGACCCAGACGCAGGTCGGGACTGGAATCGAAGCGTACCGAATGCCCAAGTACCAGTTGGGTTTATCGCCATTGGTGGAGATGAAGCCGAGAGAGAAGGTCTTGTTCGCGCTTGAGAGAGTCGAGTTCCCAAATACCACAACTTTGCTTTTTCCCAGTATTGGGTATTGAAGCGATGCGAGTAAGGAAGACTCTGTGAGCGAGTTTGGAGTGGGATTTGAAGCAATGGGAAAGTTGGAAACTTGGGGCCTGTTAAAGAACTGGGTTTCGTTTTCGGCTGAAAATTCTTCAATGGGTTCTTCAATTGTGGTTATCAGAAGAAGGGTttgaagcagaagaagaagaagaagaagaagaagacgagaaATGGGCAACATGGTAGTGGCCATGGagggtagtggtggtggtggcggtggcgcGGTTTCATGGAAGAAGAGAGATATGGCGGTGGGCCGATTTCATGTTGGAATCAGAagaacaagagagagaaaatacgGTGGTAGTGCGATATCGGTGGggaaagaaggagaaaatatggaaatagaattttgaaatggaaaagaaattaattaaataaattaagaaaaagaggGAATTTGCCTTTTTGGTACAACGGGAGAGAGGGGACCAAGAAGTGGACTGTGGAGGCAACATAGGAAAGTTAAACGCGTCCAAACGTGATTGCctaaaaatattctattttccatttttattatttttatttttatttggtaaTAAAATTAGAATCAACCAAGACCAAGACAAAAAGGTCTCATTTTCATTGACAAATCTTGCTCCTGTCATTCTCCATGTGCTGCGCATGGTCATCATAATCTTTGAAtatctaaatttattttaattttctttcttttaatttataattttaaaagccAAAAGAGTCAAGCTTTTTAGTATTTATCACacaaaaaaatgttttttatTCCAAGGTTTTAAGACTTAGGTTGTCCGGACATCATTGGATTCTATCAAAAAAAACAGTTCGGGGAGTTATGTCGTTTAGTATCAAGGGTTGAATGTTGCTTCAATGATTTTTGAAGGATACTGCTTGGCTTAACTATGTATAATAAGATTCGTATTGGCTTAACTATACATCAAGTGTTTTAGGCCTCCGTGACCATTTTCAATAATTCCAATCATATAGTTTAGATGAGTAGGTGTGTCTTTTTCAAAGATGTCGTTAGATCGTAAAAGATTATTTGAGATAGATAAGTcttgtggtattcaattaagacttctaaattatataaacaagtcTTGTGGTATTCTAAATATGTTCGATGGAAAACTAGTAAAGAACGAAAAACAGTATGAAATCATCATAtggatttgaattgttaatattaaattaaaattcacCAGATGGACAATCCTTCATTTATAATgatgaaaatataataataatgaagtTAATTTCAAGGAACTTCTATAATTGATTTCGACATGTTTGAGAGCTTTTTTTATATGTCACTTTAGAAATTCCTAGTTCCAGGTAAAATTGGCCTCACTGCATGTATATATGGAAGGAAGTGCCAAACAAATCACATGCATTACAAAAGAACTCACGTACTGTGATGTGGTTGTGGACATCTTCTCTGTAATTAATTTTCCCACAAATAGGTTAACAAGGCAGCTACAAATGGTGGGTGACATGACACTTGTGCCCTAACAGAGCACAATAATCATGGCTGTGATTAGAGTTCTGCATAATGGATCTTATTACTAGTGGTTGCTCAATCCAAGTCATGGTGGACCTCAAGAGTGGAGAGGTGTAGTTACGTCATGAACAAGATGCTAACTCTAAATAGGAAAGATGAAGGGTAGTTAAATTCATgtggtcttttttttattataaaaataattcatttggttttttcaaattttataaatattatgtgAAAATCTTGATTAtagaaaaattcataaataaaatcatataagTCATTACATTCTACTTAAATTCATTAGACTTTTTTATTCCTAAATagtcttttaaaattccaattgAATACACCTCTGAGGAACTATGTTTAAGAATTTCATAGAATGTAGTTCATAGGAACACATCGAATATAATATTCTTATTTCTATAAACAtcatcataattttatttttaaggggTTGAATAGTAGTACTGCTGATCTCTATAACTATAGGATAAAACTTACGAaattcaataataataaaatggtttattttatattaatgaCGAGAATTACCGATTAGCCCTTAATTTAGTGGTACTGAATTTCTCAACATTAAAAAAGGTTCAAATTCAAGCCACCATCCATCGTTGATtttgaaaagataaaaataacgATGGTGTACTTGTATATTAGGGTACAAGGACATTGACTAGTCGACAACACTCCTTGTTTTCACAAGAACCTAAATGTTTGGTGGTTTAGAATGTGTTAGATACAAACTTCTAAATTGTAGTGCATCAATCTAAGTACTTGTATCTTAGGAATGGTGACATGAGGATCAATGGTGCTCAAACAACACGCACTTTGCTACCCAAGAAGGATTCGAAATGTTTCCCTTTGTGAAAACAAGAGGCTCAACATGTGCTTCTATTGCATCCCACAAGCTCATCTTCTgcaatttatacatatataatataaaaaaaagaacacataCAATGAGATGAGACCCACACTTATAAATTCAAGGGCTTAGCTCTTCCGTTCTTGGAAGACGAACTTGACAATATTTAAACCAAAATAAAGTCGACATAAGGGGATGTTAGAGTACAACTGGTTCATACAATCACACACCATCagcgaaaaaaaaacaaaaacaaaaacaaaaaaaccaaaagaaaaagaatccaAATTGGTTGCTAAGTtgtgattttctatttaatttttgttttacttttcttgCTCTGTTTACTTTGAGGAATAGTTTAGTTTCCAGTGATCCCCAGTATCcataaaatcaattttctagCAAATATTTTAGGACTCAATTTCCTGATCATTGGATGatttcatatatgaaatgaaacaactTTGCCAAATCAAATCCACCCAAAATGTAAAAGAGATGTGATTTACAGATTAGAATCCAAGGGCTGCAGTGAATGTATAAATCAAATTCTGCAGCAGATAACAACAGAATGATTCCTACAACAAACTAAGAGATCTGTACAAAAAGAGTTGTAGCAAACCAACACAACTTTGAAGATGGCACTGGCATTCATTTTTCTGGTTTCCATTGGATGGCTTTGTTCTTAACTTCTTGATATCTCCACTTTAGAATCCAGAGACCTGTCTGAGAATTGGAAATCAAGCTctaaacaaagagagagacttTACCAACAACTGACCAAACAAAACAGCTAACATAAGAGATCCAGTTCAACCTCCAATTTGAGAATGACCAGATTAAAAAATGAATCTGCAGGACACCCATCCCCTGCAGGTTTCTAAACAAACAGCTACTGTCCATCCAGAGTCTACTGAGTTGGCAATCTCTGACTTCAAGCAGCAAATaaactttgattttgaaaGAGCACTAATTAGCTACAAACTAAAGCTATGGTCAATCCCCAGTTCCTGAAACatcagaaaaggagaaaatttcATTTACAAGCATAAgggatttaaaaaaacatagacAAATCAGTCAGAGATCTGATTACTTAATAATTATCACCTAGGGTTCATCCAGTCACCAATACCTAGGCTCACCACAGAAACAGTGACATTTCCAGTCATTCCACCAAAAAACTGAGGTGCTTCAGTATTTTTCACTCTTTTTCTTActtattttttggtgaaataaCTTCCTGTGCAAGCATTGTTAACAGATGAATCCCAAGGATACTGTCCAGTACAACACACTCCTTGCCATGACAAAATATTTATCTGATAAATGAATATATCACTTGTTTCAAAGGCAAACCTGATCACATATAGGACAGGCATCACTTCTTTCCATCCACTCAAGAATACAACAGAGGTGATAGTGGTGCTCGCATTTTGTGATAAATTTTGGATTCTCTGTTTCATAGTCTGCATGTGAAGATACAAGCTTAAAGCATTAGCTACCTGCGGTTTAAAATAGCAAAATGATGCAGAAATggacttttctttgtttcctaTAATCAAGACAAAAAGAATCATACAAAATAAGAATTAGTTCCCTGAGCTACTGATGGCACAGCACCTTCAAGACAAATGGGGCAGACATCCTCGTCTTCTTTTGCTAAAACATGAGgttcatttgattttgaaagttCTAACTTCTTTGGTGAGGTATTCAAAGAATTTTCTTGAACTTTGCAGTCTGATTCCCCAAGATCTCCACAAGTAGCTGATGTATCAAAACTACTGCAACTGATTGTTTCCCTGACAGAATCAGAATCTGTTGATCGTGAACATCCAAAGACCATATCATATGGCAAAGGTGGAGGAGGGGGTCTGTAAGTGTCTGGTGTTGATGCTTCCAGATCCCAATGAACCAGGAGTCCTGCACTGAGTGCAGAGGCTGCGACATCATGAGATCTTAAGGACTCTTGCTCTTCCAAAACTGGTGGACACTGAAGAAAAGAGTTTTAAAAAGAGAATGAAATCTTAATACGCATAATAGACCACAATTTGATTAGGAGAAACAAGCACAATTTTCCACTCTCCTAATATTATGTGATACAATTATTTCCACTATGAGTCCTAAACAGTCAGCCACACAATGATGAGCAAACTATAATATGTAACAAAAAGAGAAGTTGGAGTGAGAAGATATACGGACATAGAAATACACAGGTGCTCCGTGCAGTTGCATATGAGCTTTTCTGGAAGAACAACAACAACCTCCCATTCTCTGCAGTTATTACTGTTATGCACCCAAAACCATCCAATATTGGGGCATAGCTTCCTGTTATTTGGCATCATAGGCGACTGGAGAGTCAAATGCTATAGATTCAAAAGAACTAATATGTTCCTATGAGTTAAGGAGATTATATACTACAAAACTAAAATGATATTATGTTACTAAAACCGAAAAAAAGTCACAACAAAGTGCTTAAACATATTTAATAACCCTCAAAAGAGGTAAGAAGAAGACATAAGAGTTGACAGATAGAAAATACGGCCACAAACAGGCAGAAAAATATCGTAAAGAAGTCAGCAGCAAAATTATAGACAGAGGAACCAAATCCAGCCAACAAAATAGAAGCTACACCCATGATGCTATCATTCCAGAAATCTCATGCTATGAATTACAGCAATAGAAACCATGATAGATATGAAATTTCGAAGCATGTGTACTTGAAATTAGTGCTGGTGTTGCACTTCGAATTCAAATCCTCAAAACATATTCCATTCTTTGATGTTACATATACAATCACCTAACTTATAGTATTTCCAGCAGAGAACAAAAATATGACCTGTAGACAGAATCCTCAATACCTTTCCTTTGCTAAAATGAATAATACAAACAGATAGCCGGTGAAAGCTTCTTAAACTCCAAATACTCGTACAACTTTTAACTCTTCCAATGCAATCCGACTCAACAAAACTTTATCCAAAGAGAAAAGCAAAGACAACGTGAGTGCCTTGACAGAGAAACCGCTCAAAATAGAAACAAcccacaaaagaagaagaataagaaaaaaggcaGAAAATAGCAAACAAGAAACccaaatgaataaaaattgCAAGTGAGGAGCCAAACCCAATAATCCAATCACTACCCAGAAGCAATTTTCACCAAATTTATggaacaagaacaacaaaatgAGTTCTTGTACACAAAAACAACCACAACCAACTAATCGATTGCTGAAATGTTAACCGAAAGAGCAAAGCTTTTTACCTTCGGAAATTGAAAAGATATTTGTTCTTCAGAAAGAAGTCCCGTcggtgaaagaaaaagaagaatcctTTTTGGCTATTGTGGGTTTGGCCTTTGCCTCTTTTGGGTTTGTATGTGTGTGGCTTTCTGCCTTTGCACAGTAAGCCCTCCACTCATATGAGTCATATCCCTCTTACGTAGGCTTGATGCCGATGGTGTGGCTGTTTAGTACACGTCTGCTATTCGtctaattatatttaattattcatcTTAAGATTAGCAACTTTAATTCATGCATTGTTCTTGCAAGTAAGCTAAGCTTTATGGTTGGTTATGGATTTGAAATATGACGTAGATCGGTTCTTGACAAAAATGACAAACTTCATTAATTCAAACTCCCCAACTCTAATTTTCTTGTTAGATCACTTATTTGTCACCTAACTCAAATTAAATACATTTTGAATTTACCAAcacaaaatataaagaaaacaatacaGCATGATAACTTTGCATTTAAACACTTTGTATGATTtatatttcataatttttaggAGTTTGTTGTAGTTTGTTTTAGGTTTaggttgtttttttaatttagttttggTTTTCAATACAAATTTGCCCTTACGCAGTGGAGTTGTATTGCATGTTTGAATACATATGTTTCTGATTGCTGAATCCAAAATTTTAGTCATTCTTGGGTTGTGCGTGATTCTCTCCAAATCAATTCAACACGTTGTTGCATTTTATCATTAGAAAAGATTTACTCGTATTCGGCGTATTTTCACTTtgtacttttgttttattaatcaataaaaactaTCACttattctttgaaaaaaaaaattatattttgttaattattttgtcAATATCAAATATCAAgttattggttttttttaaaataataataatctcgGGGTGCACTGTAGAAGAATGCCTATATGTGCTCCTTCAGCGTCAGATGTATCCAACTGACCTTTCTCGGCCTTTTGGCTAAGATCAAGTGTACCCAACTGAAAGTTGGCGGTAGTGTCGACTGATTTGACACAATTATTAaagaattataaaattcaacaaaaacataaaataaaataaaatattacaatACAAATTGCCTCACTTAATTGATTGTGTCAATGGCTCAACCAATAATTTGCGTTGTTCTAGTTGGATATCATATTTGCGTTGTTCTAGTTGGATACCATAtagataaagcaaaaggcagagaatgatgaaacatttaaaatatcaaaaaatgtc
Above is a window of Prunus persica cultivar Lovell chromosome G2, Prunus_persica_NCBIv2, whole genome shotgun sequence DNA encoding:
- the LOC18786143 gene encoding probable E3 ubiquitin-protein ligase RHB1A, whose product is MGGCCCSSRKAHMQLHGAPVYFYCPPVLEEQESLRSHDVAASALSAGLLVHWDLEASTPDTYRPPPPPLPYDMVFGCSRSTDSDSVRETISCSSFDTSATCGDLGESDCKVQENSLNTSPKKLELSKSNEPHVLAKEDEDVCPICLEDYETENPKFITKCEHHYHLCCILEWMERSDACPICDQELGIDHSFSL
- the LOC18787165 gene encoding protein DETOXIFICATION 34, which translates into the protein METADLHHAPPAFIGSSDGDYPPIRSFADAKVICYLETTKLWRIAGPIAFNILCNYGINSFTNIFAGHIGNVELSAVAISLSVIANFSFGFLLGMASALETLCGQAFGAGQVDMLGVYMQRSWLILFATCFALLPLYVYSAPVLKLLGQEDDIADLAGKFSIQTIPQMFSLAVNFPTQKFLQAQSRVQVLAWIGFAALIIHIGILYLFIKVFGWGTSGAAVAYDISAWGMAIAQVVYIVYWCNNGWKGLSWLAFKELWSFAKLSIASAVMLCLEIWYFMTIIVLTGHLDNPVIAVGSLSICMNVNGWEGMLFIGINAAISVRVSNELGSAHPRAAKYSVIIIILESLLIGLFFAALILAAKDHFAIIFTDSKEMQQAVSRLAFLLSVTMLLNSVQPVISGVAVGGGWQAMVAYINLFCYYVIGLPLGFLLGYKTSLRVEGIWIGMIFGTLLQTIILLCIVYKTNWNKEVKQALERMRQWTGEELVDPRKWSGQENGCQTQTL
- the LOC109947162 gene encoding G-type lectin S-receptor-like serine/threonine-protein kinase SD2-2, which encodes MATTMLPISRLLLLLLLLLLQTLLLITTIEEPIEEFSAENETQFFNRPQVSNFPIASNPTPNSLTESSLLASLQYPILGKSKVVVFGNSTLSSANKTFSLGFISTNGDKPNWYLGIRYASIPVPTCVWVANRERPIKNLTFSSLEISGSGRLVVKDPGNSIVWSSTNTEIGVDVQLLDSGNLVLLTQGGTVAWQSFDYPTDTWLPGMNLTSERALTSWRSYRDPSPGSYSLRLRPPNYGEFELLFNGTVVYWRTGNWTGNGFINVPEMLVPYIYKFHFIDPFKPTASFGFTEESLDNGLDPPLTRFQMDVSGQLRQFTWATQSWNMFWSQPENKCRVFGLCGAFGVCSGEALRPCECLAGFNPVDEPSWNYGDYSGGCHWMAEDGESCDERGDGFDKVGVVSYEGSYFKSYRTTLDDCQSTCLEICSCIGVNYDGNSTVCKVYYGSLSNLKNLSSDGAAGEVFYLKVQKKLKVEIKKQLNPVVLSASIVGSVAGLGFVVVLVMVLIWRREKKKKEIKEGVVQLQQASNLKVFSYKELHTATRGFSDKLGHGGFGAVFHGELSDSTVVAVKRLDRPGGGEKEFQAEVCTIGNIQHVNLVRLRGFCSENSHRLLVYEYMPNGALSAYLRREGPNLSWDVRFRLAVGMARGIAYLHEACRDCILHCDIKPENILLDSDYTAKVSDFGLAKLLGRDFSRVLATMRGTWGYVAPEWISGVAITTKADVYSYGMTLIELLGGRRNVEARRSEGGREGGGEKTDSWFFPPWAAQQIIEGNVRAVLDDRLGCTYSIEQAERVALVAVWCIQDSEAMRPTMGMVVKMLEGVVEVTVPPAPKLLQALVSGESFCGIKADSGIGLSNGSDFSGYNTRLSSCGSESSLGNGSSLVNEIEHDNQRSSVAFTDQG